TGTTCAGAGGAAGCCCTTTTCACTTCAATCATATTGTTTTCTCCAACTCCTCTTTATTTTTCTGCTTTAAGGATTACAACTGCTTAAACAAACCGATACATCAGAATGACATCAGCATATTTAGTTTTATCTAGTTTAATTTCACGCACTTTCCTGCCCTCTTCTTTGAAGCCAAAACTTTCGTATAATGCTATTGCCCGTTGATTGGTTGAGATAACCCATAAACTCACCTTTTCAATTAAAGGATTTTTTTCGGCCCAATCCAATAATGCGTTGATCAGCATTTTGCCAATACCTATTCCTCTGTATTCCTGAGCAATCATCATTCCAAACGTACCAGCATGGGCTAATCGTTTAGGATTACGCGTTTGAAAAACAATCCAGCCTACAACGATACTGTCTACTTCAGCAACCATCATTGTTTCTCTTTTGTTATCCAATAATTTCTGAATCCAGTCCCTCTGCTGCGGGATTGTCTGATTAAATTCTTCTGGAACTGTGATCAAATAATCGTTTTCCAAAATAGTTTGCCACTGAATATTCAAAACTACCTGGGCATCCGCTAGTTCAGCTTTACGGATGGAAACCTGTTCTCCATTTTTCGCTGGCACCATCACTCCCCCTCTACTATCACTTCTGTTATCCATGGTACCACCAATTCTAGAAATAGTCTTACTATTTCAACTCGAACCCTATGCTAAACCCATAAAAATAACGGCTGAAAAAAGAGCAGCCGCTACCAAGTATTTTTATTATTTTACTTTTCTGTCAGATTCAGTGTTTGTATTTCCTCACTATCTATAATAGATGCTTTTCCATACCCACACTAAGAATACATACCACAGCACATAACGTGACATACTAACCCCAAAATACAAAGGAGGAACAAATCATGCCAAAACCAGACGATCGTTCAAATAACCCTGAAAGAATTAAAAATAATATCAGTAATACGGAACAAAGTATGGATGAAGCTCAAGACTATGTGAATGCGCACGCTGATGAAATAAGTGAAGAGCAAAAGCAGCAAATTAAACAAAAGAATCATCGCCGCGAGGAAAGCATTGACAGCCTGCGGTCAGAATTGAAGGATGAAATAGAAGATCAGCAAAACAACTAAAATTTTAAACATAAATACAGGCATGGAGCGTTTTCCGTATCCATGCCTGTATTATTTTTATGTTGAAGGGCGGTTCGGCCCATTTAATTTTTTATTCCCAGTTTTAAGTGATCGATTGTTCAGTTCTTCTTTACTTTTATTTTTTGACTTATCCTTTTCCTTCATTTAATACCCTCCTTTTCCCCCTAGTTTGGCTGACTTTGGATATTCCTAAACTTCCAGATATTTCTTTCCATATAATGATCAATTTTCCCTCGTTTAATTAATCCCACTGCATATGCCGTAACAGCTGTCCGATACAATAACCAGGATGACAGCATGGAATTTTCAACTGCAAAATGCGCACACATGTCCGATACCATTGTCTCATGTGTCACCCCTGCCTTTGCATTCGTAATATATTTCACAAGCCATCCCATTATTTCTTCATGGCAGGCAATATTTTTTTCAACAGTTTGGTTAAAATCTTTTTCAAAAGTACCATGACCCGGAACGGCACCATCGCAGTCTATGGATAACAGACGCAGTAAGCTTTCGAGCGTTAAATCAGCATCAGTGATATACGGAATTTTATGCTTTTCAAGCTGCGCCTCGCTGAAGTAGCTATCTCCTGCAAATAAGATATTGTCGATTTGCATTGCTAGCTGATGATAGCTGTGCCCCGGTAATAAATGGGCCGTAAAGGTGAAGCCATCAATGGTATGTTCGCCTTCCCCAATGACCCGGTCCACCTGAATCGGTTTACCCTCAAGAAATTTATTATGCAGTTCCGGCAATGGATCATTTCCCTGGAACAAATATAGAGGTTCAATCGTCGGGTGCTGCAAAATAGCCGATTCAAATTTTCCCGCAATGGTTGTGATGTCGTGTTTTTTTTGCAAAAAATGGGCACCACCGTAATGATCCGCATGAGCATGTGTAATGAACAAATGGGTGATTGGCAGCTCATTTGCTTTTAATTCTTTAAGAACCTTGCGCATAATTGAATCGTCTATCCCAGCATCAATCAGCATGCCCTGATCTCCATGATGGACATAGCCAATATTTACGACCGCATCAAAGTAATAGCATGTCTCATTTAATGGTGTAAATTTCATTTGAATCAACTCCCTTACCTATACTTTTCGCTAAAGTATTGCCCATTTCCTGTTTTACTAACACAAATCTTCACTTTTCTCGCGCAATATGTAAAAGGCTTTTTTCGCATAGGTTGCATTAGTATCGCCACAGTTGATAAAAATTGCGAAGTAACAGCAACGTGCGAAAACAACAATCTTTCGGAAAACAGCCATGTAACCATGTAAAAAGACAGCTGTGTAAGCTGCCTATTATTGACTCGGATCAATTAAAACCAGAAAGGTCGACGGTGCCTTCTTTTATCCTTTTCCTCATCTTCCTCATCACGATCGTGTTTCTTTTCTTCATGATCGTGGTGGTCATATTCGTTCTCCGCTTCATTATGATCATGCTTCCCGCCAAAAAATGGATTACGGCGATGATGGTCGTCACGCTCAACATAAACATTATCCGCCTTTATAATTAAATCCTTTACATGGTACACCTTTTTGTTTTCTGACATGAAATTCACCCCTTTATAACCTTTATCGTTAATAGCCTATGTATAATTTTTCACTTTGGCATAGTCATTCGCCCTTTTCTGTTCGACTTTTAATTAAAAAATAAATTCTTATACTCGCCCACACCATGTGGTCTTTTGTACATATTCTAGTATAGACAATAAGTCAATAAATTTTAGGAAGGGGTATTCATTTATGGGTTGTTGTGGAAAAGATTTCGAAACAGGTAACTGTGTGTGCGATATATTAAAAGAAATTGCAGATGCACAAAACGATGTAGTTGAGAATTGCTGTGATACTAGCTGCGAACGCTCTATTAGCGATTTACTTGGAGACACCGATAACGGAAATGGTCTAGATACAGTTCCAGTTCTTTTATATTGTAAGGGGGACTGCGAGCCATTTAAAGGTTTTGGTGTGCACCCTGATGATATGGGTAATGTAGTATCAAGTTTCTTCTTCAGGGTTAAACGTGTAGATGACGATTGCTGTGCAACATTGGAATTATTGCGCAGTGAAGAGGAACATCATCACCATCACCATCATCACGATCATGATAATGAAGGCGAGTGGGATCGCCGCGGTAACTGTTGCGATCCAGAGTGTCCTGCAGATCAAGACACTGAAAACCTACGCACTACCGGCATTTGTATAACAGCTAATTTAGACTGCTTCTGCATTGTAACTTGCTTACCTGCAATTAATGCATTTAACTAATCAGTTAGCTAACAACACCAAAAAATAGCACAGATGAGCGGGTAATCTTCCCGCCCATCTGTGCTTTTCATTATGTTTAGTTCCAGCACAAAAGCGACTAATGAACCTGTACGCCCTGTGGGCGCGGTCCACTAGTCGCTAAGCGGGCACTTACGCTTTTTTTAAAATCCAATCAGTCTGATGTCGGTGATTGATTCGATTGCAATTTTTGTTGTACTAGTTCGTCTGCCAACACGCATTAAAATTTGATCTTCTTCATCTTCTAC
This Virgibacillus phasianinus DNA region includes the following protein-coding sequences:
- a CDS encoding N-acetyltransferase family protein — encoded protein: MDNRSDSRGGVMVPAKNGEQVSIRKAELADAQVVLNIQWQTILENDYLITVPEEFNQTIPQQRDWIQKLLDNKRETMMVAEVDSIVVGWIVFQTRNPKRLAHAGTFGMMIAQEYRGIGIGKMLINALLDWAEKNPLIEKVSLWVISTNQRAIALYESFGFKEEGRKVREIKLDKTKYADVILMYRFV
- the tlp gene encoding small acid-soluble spore protein Tlp encodes the protein MPKPDDRSNNPERIKNNISNTEQSMDEAQDYVNAHADEISEEQKQQIKQKNHRREESIDSLRSELKDEIEDQQNN
- a CDS encoding MBL fold metallo-hydrolase, producing the protein MKFTPLNETCYYFDAVVNIGYVHHGDQGMLIDAGIDDSIMRKVLKELKANELPITHLFITHAHADHYGGAHFLQKKHDITTIAGKFESAILQHPTIEPLYLFQGNDPLPELHNKFLEGKPIQVDRVIGEGEHTIDGFTFTAHLLPGHSYHQLAMQIDNILFAGDSYFSEAQLEKHKIPYITDADLTLESLLRLLSIDCDGAVPGHGTFEKDFNQTVEKNIACHEEIMGWLVKYITNAKAGVTHETMVSDMCAHFAVENSMLSSWLLYRTAVTAYAVGLIKRGKIDHYMERNIWKFRNIQSQPN
- a CDS encoding CotY/CotZ family spore coat protein, which encodes MGCCGKDFETGNCVCDILKEIADAQNDVVENCCDTSCERSISDLLGDTDNGNGLDTVPVLLYCKGDCEPFKGFGVHPDDMGNVVSSFFFRVKRVDDDCCATLELLRSEEEHHHHHHHHDHDNEGEWDRRGNCCDPECPADQDTENLRTTGICITANLDCFCIVTCLPAINAFN